In bacterium, a single genomic region encodes these proteins:
- a CDS encoding sigma-70 family RNA polymerase sigma factor — translation MNRRASSIQSGSASVEESQETVETPVVETRIRQAREPLSARRKLRLRRAGHEHLAEAEVQSGGGDDPVKLYLQEMGRVPLLDRQGEIALAEVIDQGRRKVRAAVFESLQSFRLLIEGKDMLECENITIEEFVETDLSDWKGSYLGNREKNRILKMLARAESQFRELEQTMLALESAGPGAGREGLESRITAERRTLRNAFARIPVNSSQIQKLVDSIADVCAEVEDVMRRLEYLDRVLVRVRKAARPLPAAQIRQYLARKAGMGYFGDGAEGDLSAYRDEIAARLTRLEHDCGLAGREILRLGRRLTKYNEAVAEAKQMLIKSNVRLVISVAKRYVNRGLEFLDLIQEGNKGLMRATEKFDCRKGYKFSTYATWWIRQAITRAIADQARVIRVPVHMIETLNKVNRIAWKLVQEFGAEPSPEQISAQLGLPVDKVREVMKISQETVSLNDFIKEGEDSSLGELIEDTEFDSPARTAAYSMLRDQITTALGSLTAREEKVIRLRFGIDDGCPRTLEEVGEIFNITRERVRQIEAKALTKLRHPSRSGILKKYMFFP, via the coding sequence GTGGAGACGAGGATCAGACAGGCGCGTGAGCCCCTGAGCGCCAGGCGGAAGCTTCGCCTTAGGCGCGCCGGGCACGAGCATCTGGCCGAGGCCGAGGTGCAGAGTGGTGGTGGTGATGATCCGGTCAAGCTGTACCTTCAGGAGATGGGCCGGGTGCCCCTGCTCGACCGCCAGGGTGAGATCGCCCTGGCCGAGGTGATCGACCAGGGGCGGCGCAAGGTTCGCGCCGCGGTGTTCGAGAGCCTCCAGTCGTTCCGCCTTCTGATCGAGGGCAAGGACATGCTGGAGTGCGAGAACATCACGATCGAGGAGTTTGTCGAGACCGACCTGAGCGACTGGAAAGGCAGCTACCTGGGCAATCGGGAGAAGAACCGTATCCTCAAGATGCTGGCCAGGGCCGAGTCCCAGTTCCGCGAGCTGGAACAGACTATGCTGGCGCTGGAGTCGGCAGGGCCGGGCGCCGGGCGTGAGGGGCTGGAGAGCCGGATCACGGCGGAGCGCCGCACCCTGCGCAACGCTTTCGCCCGCATACCGGTGAACTCCTCGCAGATCCAGAAACTGGTGGACTCCATCGCGGATGTCTGCGCCGAGGTGGAGGACGTTATGCGGCGGCTCGAATACCTGGACCGGGTGCTGGTCCGGGTGCGCAAGGCGGCGCGGCCACTGCCCGCGGCGCAGATACGCCAGTACCTGGCGCGCAAGGCCGGGATGGGGTATTTCGGCGATGGGGCCGAGGGCGACCTGAGCGCCTACCGCGACGAGATCGCCGCCCGCCTGACCCGCCTGGAACACGATTGCGGGCTGGCCGGCCGCGAGATACTGCGCCTCGGACGCCGTCTGACCAAGTACAACGAGGCCGTGGCAGAGGCCAAGCAGATGCTGATCAAGTCGAACGTGCGGCTGGTCATCTCGGTGGCCAAGCGCTATGTCAACCGCGGCCTGGAGTTCCTGGACCTGATCCAGGAGGGCAACAAGGGACTGATGCGCGCCACCGAGAAATTCGATTGCCGCAAGGGCTACAAGTTCTCGACCTACGCCACCTGGTGGATCCGCCAGGCCATCACGCGCGCCATCGCCGACCAGGCCCGGGTGATCCGCGTGCCGGTGCACATGATAGAGACCTTGAACAAGGTCAACCGCATCGCCTGGAAGCTGGTCCAGGAGTTCGGCGCCGAGCCCTCCCCCGAGCAGATCAGCGCTCAGCTCGGCCTCCCGGTGGACAAGGTGCGCGAGGTGATGAAGATCAGCCAGGAGACGGTCTCGCTCAACGATTTCATCAAGGAGGGCGAGGACAGCTCGCTGGGTGAGCTGATCGAGGACACCGAGTTCGACTCGCCGGCCCGCACGGCGGCCTACTCGATGCTGCGCGACCAGATCACCACCGCTCTGGGCTCGCTGACCGCGCGCGAGGAAAAAGTGATCCGCCTGAGATTCGGGATCGACGACGGGTGCCCGCGTACGCTGGAGGAGGTGGGCGAAATCTTCAACATCACCCGCGAGCGTGTGCGCCAGATCGAGGCCAAGGCCCTGACCAAGTTGCGCCACCCCAGCCGCAGCGGCATCCTGAAAAAGTATATGTTTTTCCCTTGA